The Geobacillus stearothermophilus ATCC 12980 genome contains a region encoding:
- a CDS encoding DedA family protein, protein METGVWLPYVQSYGYVTLFLFLFCGIVGIPAPEESLLFFVGLIVAKEQLLLWPSLASCWGGAMTGMVAAYGAGRWWGAPFMKKYGKYVGITDERWGRAQLWFRRYGKWGILFSCYAPGVRQIFPYMAGVSRFPFRPFLLLAALGTAGWVAPMMFVGLLLGRHVHIPLVSFPLVGLALFLLFLLAAWIGQRRRKNLSKAKGCDR, encoded by the coding sequence CCGTACGTTCAGTCGTACGGATATGTGACGCTGTTTTTGTTTTTATTTTGCGGCATTGTCGGCATCCCAGCGCCGGAGGAAAGTTTGCTTTTTTTCGTCGGTTTGATCGTCGCCAAGGAGCAGCTGCTGCTTTGGCCGTCGCTCGCGTCATGCTGGGGAGGAGCGATGACCGGCATGGTGGCGGCGTATGGCGCCGGACGATGGTGGGGGGCGCCGTTTATGAAAAAGTACGGCAAATACGTGGGAATTACGGACGAGCGGTGGGGGAGGGCTCAGCTTTGGTTCCGCCGTTATGGGAAATGGGGCATTTTGTTCAGCTGTTATGCGCCAGGCGTCCGGCAAATCTTCCCGTATATGGCGGGGGTAAGCCGGTTTCCGTTTCGGCCGTTTTTGCTGCTTGCAGCGCTTGGAACGGCTGGATGGGTCGCCCCGATGATGTTCGTTGGGCTGCTGCTCGGCCGGCATGTCCATATTCCCCTCGTTTCTTTCCCGCTTGTCGGATTGGCGTTGTTTTTGCTGTTTTTGCTTGCGGCGTGGATCGGACAGCGGAGGCGCAAAAATCTTTCGAAAGCTAAAGGGTGCGATCGATGA
- a CDS encoding MGDG synthase family glycosyltransferase — protein MMKVLFLPLFQMNTGHHKVADTLIDFLRRQFPAVESKKIDFLSYCNELMEKMVSEAYLRWIRSHPASYHRVYKTFMYQEPPRFEFVSFEPWLPYFESKMKKMLEQERPDLIVCTHSFPSRILQQLKRKQALFVPVVNVYTDFFMNSVWGKRFIDYHFVPHPEAKWELVTKYGIDEGRIVVTGIPVHDAFRITTETRRKRWPAHILVAGGSQGLGNMMAFLRAAQASTLFRYSVLCGANRQLYDEISSWNLPHIRPLPYIADPEEMNRLYDEVDAVVTKPGGVTVSELLHKRIPMFTIDCLPGQERINLQYLQRNGLIYHLAEPDRGERAMLRLLNDDVEKNRFFRRVSDYFAGVEKTGQEALAEMVAAMPRRRAQRVLHP, from the coding sequence ATGATGAAAGTGTTGTTCTTGCCGTTGTTTCAAATGAACACGGGACACCATAAAGTCGCGGATACGTTGATCGATTTTTTGCGGCGCCAGTTTCCGGCGGTCGAAAGCAAAAAAATCGATTTTTTGAGCTATTGCAATGAACTGATGGAAAAAATGGTGTCAGAAGCGTATTTGCGCTGGATTCGTTCACATCCCGCTTCCTATCATCGCGTGTACAAAACGTTTATGTATCAAGAGCCGCCGCGGTTCGAGTTTGTTTCATTTGAGCCATGGCTGCCATATTTCGAAAGCAAAATGAAAAAAATGCTCGAGCAGGAACGGCCGGATTTGATCGTTTGCACCCACTCGTTTCCGTCTCGCATTTTGCAGCAGCTTAAGCGGAAACAGGCGTTGTTTGTTCCTGTGGTGAACGTCTATACCGATTTTTTCATGAACAGCGTCTGGGGGAAACGGTTTATCGATTATCACTTCGTCCCCCATCCAGAGGCGAAATGGGAACTGGTCACAAAATACGGGATTGACGAAGGGCGCATCGTGGTCACAGGCATTCCGGTTCATGATGCGTTTCGGATCACGACGGAAACGCGGCGAAAGAGGTGGCCGGCCCATATACTTGTCGCCGGCGGAAGCCAAGGGCTTGGCAATATGATGGCCTTTTTGCGGGCGGCCCAGGCATCGACGCTGTTTCGCTATTCCGTGCTATGCGGCGCCAACCGCCAGTTATACGACGAAATTTCCAGCTGGAATCTCCCGCACATCCGTCCGCTCCCGTACATTGCCGACCCGGAAGAAATGAACCGGCTGTATGATGAGGTGGACGCGGTGGTGACAAAGCCGGGTGGAGTGACGGTGAGCGAGCTGCTTCATAAACGCATTCCGATGTTTACGATCGATTGTCTGCCGGGTCAGGAGCGCATCAATTTGCAATATTTGCAGCGGAACGGCTTGATTTACCATTTAGCTGAACCAGACCGCGGCGAGCGGGCCATGTTGCGCCTGCTCAATGATGATGTTGAGAAAAACCGGTTTTTCCGCCGTGTGTCCGACTATTTCGCCGGGGTGGAGAAAACGGGGCAGGAAGCGCTCGCCGAAATGGTGGCGGCGATGCCGAGGCGTCGCGCCCAGCGTGTGCTTCACCCGTAG
- a CDS encoding D-alanine--D-alanine ligase yields MKTRVGVLYGGKSPEHQVSLSTAMAVMNAIDPHKFDVIPIYITPQGQWIKGKRLTGPVKEVKQLQFTSTATAMIPVSLNQVPASESSSADSEETIDVIFPLLHGPNGEDGTVQGLLEMLNLPYVGNGVLASAVGMDKVIMKNLFAQAGLRQAKYVAVTKYDWQKSGEAVYDRIEQELGYPCFVKPANAGSSVGISKCKQRGDLHKAFAEAFKYDRKIIIEEAIVGREIEIGVIGNDEPICSVVGEIVPKKEFYDYDAKYEDGQTELIIPAKVTPEQYETIKEMAIAAFKALDLSGLVRADFFLAEDGTVYINEINTMPGFTPYSMFPLLWQHSGVPYPELIERLIALALERHQEKQTITYTFEK; encoded by the coding sequence ATGAAAACGAGAGTCGGAGTGTTGTATGGCGGGAAGTCGCCGGAGCATCAAGTATCGTTGTCAACGGCGATGGCAGTGATGAACGCCATCGATCCCCATAAGTTTGATGTGATTCCGATTTACATTACTCCACAAGGGCAGTGGATTAAAGGAAAGCGATTGACCGGACCGGTCAAAGAAGTGAAACAGCTGCAGTTCACGTCGACAGCGACGGCCATGATCCCGGTATCTTTAAACCAGGTGCCGGCGTCGGAATCGTCGTCTGCGGACAGCGAGGAAACGATTGACGTCATCTTCCCGCTTTTGCATGGGCCGAACGGCGAAGACGGAACTGTGCAAGGACTGCTCGAAATGTTAAACCTCCCGTACGTAGGCAACGGTGTGCTTGCCTCGGCCGTCGGCATGGATAAAGTGATTATGAAAAACTTGTTTGCCCAAGCCGGGCTGCGCCAGGCGAAATATGTGGCGGTGACCAAATATGACTGGCAAAAAAGCGGGGAAGCCGTTTACGACCGGATCGAACAAGAGCTTGGCTACCCGTGCTTTGTCAAACCGGCCAATGCCGGTTCGAGCGTCGGCATTTCGAAATGCAAACAGCGCGGCGATTTGCACAAGGCGTTTGCCGAAGCGTTTAAGTATGACCGGAAAATCATCATTGAAGAAGCGATCGTCGGCCGGGAGATCGAGATCGGCGTCATCGGCAATGATGAACCGATTTGTTCGGTCGTCGGAGAAATTGTGCCAAAAAAGGAATTTTACGACTATGATGCAAAATATGAAGACGGACAAACGGAACTGATTATTCCCGCTAAGGTGACGCCAGAGCAGTATGAAACGATTAAGGAAATGGCCATTGCCGCGTTTAAAGCACTTGACTTGTCCGGGCTCGTGCGTGCCGACTTTTTCCTCGCTGAAGATGGCACTGTGTATATTAACGAAATCAATACGATGCCGGGATTTACCCCGTACAGCATGTTTCCGCTTCTTTGGCAGCACAGCGGCGTGCCGTATCCGGAACTGATCGAGCGCCTCATTGCGCTGGCGTTGGAACGGCATCAAGAAAAGCAGACGATCACGTACACATTTGAAAAATAA
- a CDS encoding UDP-N-acetylmuramoyl-tripeptide--D-alanyl-D-alanine ligase, whose product MMKRTLRQIAEMSGGRCVKSEWETIAVSGVSTDTRAIQAGNLYVPLIGAKFNGHAFVNEAVQKGAAAVLWAEAEGTPPEGVPAIIVDDTLSALQRLAARYRQQLGLKVVGVTGSNGKTTTKDMIAALLAANYRVQKTEGNLNNHIGVPLTLLSLEEDTEIAVVEMGMSGFGEIERLTLIAKPDAAVITNIGESHLQELGSREGIAKAKLEILEGVHRDGLFVYHGDEPLLAERVPHLSLPRHVVTFGAGAENDYYPTDVRIEAGGTSFAINVLPGRTLFMPVLGKHHVYNALAAIAVARFFGVGWDSIDAALSRLRVTRMRTEVIKTKHGFTVINDAYNASPTSTRAALTLLGELDGYRNKIAVLGDMLELGEKEAEFHEEIGAMLRPEMADYVFTYGPLARHIAEAAAPFFAEGRVRAFDDKAALAEAVHSVASPDDIVLLKASRGMRLEELLRYWV is encoded by the coding sequence ATGATGAAACGGACGTTGCGGCAAATTGCGGAGATGTCAGGCGGTCGGTGCGTGAAGTCGGAATGGGAGACGATTGCCGTCAGCGGCGTATCGACAGACACGAGAGCGATCCAAGCCGGCAACTTGTACGTTCCGCTTATTGGCGCGAAGTTTAACGGCCATGCCTTTGTGAACGAGGCGGTGCAAAAAGGAGCGGCAGCAGTGCTGTGGGCGGAAGCGGAAGGGACGCCGCCAGAAGGCGTTCCGGCGATTATCGTTGACGATACCCTTTCGGCGCTGCAGCGGCTTGCCGCCCGTTACCGCCAACAGCTTGGGCTGAAAGTGGTTGGCGTGACCGGCAGCAACGGCAAAACGACGACAAAAGATATGATTGCTGCGTTGTTGGCGGCCAACTACCGCGTGCAAAAAACAGAAGGCAACCTTAACAATCATATCGGCGTGCCGTTGACGCTGCTTTCGCTCGAGGAAGACACAGAGATTGCCGTTGTCGAAATGGGGATGAGCGGATTCGGCGAAATCGAGCGGCTCACGTTGATTGCCAAACCGGATGCAGCCGTCATTACCAACATCGGGGAATCACATTTGCAAGAGCTTGGTTCACGGGAAGGCATCGCCAAAGCCAAATTGGAAATTTTGGAAGGGGTGCACCGCGATGGCTTGTTCGTCTACCATGGCGACGAACCGCTGTTGGCCGAGCGGGTCCCGCATTTATCTCTTCCCCGCCACGTCGTGACATTTGGAGCGGGAGCGGAAAATGACTACTACCCGACCGATGTGCGCATTGAAGCGGGGGGGACGTCATTTGCCATTAACGTGCTTCCGGGTCGGACGCTCTTTATGCCGGTGTTGGGAAAACATCACGTATACAACGCGCTCGCAGCCATCGCGGTAGCCCGCTTTTTTGGCGTCGGTTGGGACAGCATTGATGCGGCCTTGTCCCGTCTGCGAGTGACGCGCATGCGCACTGAAGTGATCAAAACAAAGCATGGCTTCACGGTGATTAACGATGCTTACAATGCCAGCCCGACTTCAACGCGTGCGGCGTTGACGCTGCTTGGGGAACTGGACGGGTATCGGAACAAAATTGCCGTCTTGGGCGATATGTTGGAGCTTGGCGAAAAAGAAGCCGAGTTTCATGAAGAGATCGGGGCGATGCTGCGGCCGGAGATGGCGGATTACGTGTTCACTTATGGACCGCTGGCGCGCCATATTGCGGAAGCCGCTGCACCGTTTTTTGCCGAAGGTCGAGTTCGGGCGTTTGACGATAAGGCGGCGTTGGCTGAAGCGGTGCATTCGGTCGCTTCGCCGGACGATATTGTCTTGTTGAAGGCATCGCGCGGCATGAGATTGGAAGAACTGCTCCGCTATTGGGTGTAA
- a CDS encoding alpha/beta hydrolase, giving the protein MIGCLCIHGFTGSPEEVAPLADYLRERTDWVIETPTLPGHGSELQLKGITYDQWIAAAEQAFLALHRRCRTVYVIGFSMGGVIAVYLAEKYPVAKLVLLSAAFYYVNPRQLWRDIREMFANGWKGAREHPLFLRYRNKMMATPFSAVREFRKLVRDVRPRLPRVAAPALIVQGEKDGLVPLKSAYYLYEQIGSAEKKLLLLPNSFHHVCHSIDRHVLFAEVETFLRAAHAHHCKSPHNMV; this is encoded by the coding sequence ATGATCGGCTGCTTATGCATTCATGGCTTTACCGGCAGCCCGGAGGAAGTGGCGCCGTTGGCCGACTATTTGCGGGAACGGACCGATTGGGTCATCGAAACGCCGACATTGCCGGGCCACGGAAGCGAGCTGCAGCTGAAGGGAATTACATACGACCAATGGATCGCGGCAGCGGAACAAGCGTTTCTAGCGCTCCATCGCCGCTGCCGTACGGTGTATGTCATAGGGTTTTCGATGGGCGGAGTGATCGCCGTTTACCTGGCGGAAAAATACCCGGTCGCCAAACTCGTGCTGCTAAGCGCTGCGTTTTACTATGTCAACCCGCGCCAATTATGGCGCGACATCCGCGAGATGTTTGCCAATGGATGGAAAGGAGCGCGGGAGCACCCACTGTTTCTCCGCTATCGAAACAAAATGATGGCGACGCCGTTTTCAGCTGTCAGGGAGTTTCGCAAACTCGTCCGCGATGTGCGTCCCCGACTTCCGCGCGTCGCGGCACCCGCGCTCATTGTGCAAGGAGAAAAAGATGGGCTCGTGCCGCTAAAAAGCGCCTATTATTTATATGAGCAGATTGGATCGGCGGAAAAAAAGCTGTTGCTTTTGCCCAATTCGTTCCATCATGTTTGTCATAGTATCGATCGGCACGTTCTGTTTGCTGAGGTGGAAACATTTTTGCGCGCTGCCCATGCCCATCATTGCAAATCACCGCATAACATGGTATGA
- a CDS encoding rhomboid family intramembrane serine protease, protein MFHRTGDGRPLPRLCPAVFILLLVHVGLWGLFTLPLPALEPVWQSIVGTNGAIRHGEYWRLVSPLLLHLDFDHLAANSLSLWLFGSWLEQALGKRKFLLLYIGGGVGANLATALLLPPMYSHVGASGAIFSLFGMYSYLALFRRDLIAPRHAQLLLAAMAINLLLGLMEPEGNLIAHLFGFVTGGLLAPFLTVRPEPPPFHVARP, encoded by the coding sequence ATGTTTCACCGTACCGGGGACGGTCGACCGCTGCCTCGCCTTTGCCCCGCCGTATTCATCCTGTTGCTCGTCCATGTTGGCTTATGGGGGTTGTTCACGCTTCCTCTTCCGGCGCTTGAGCCAGTCTGGCAGAGCATCGTCGGAACGAACGGCGCCATCCGCCATGGGGAGTATTGGCGGCTTGTCAGCCCGCTTTTATTGCACCTCGATTTCGACCATTTAGCCGCAAACAGCCTCTCCTTATGGTTGTTCGGCTCGTGGCTCGAGCAAGCGCTTGGGAAAAGGAAGTTTTTGCTTCTTTATATCGGGGGAGGCGTCGGCGCCAACCTTGCCACCGCCTTGCTTCTTCCGCCGATGTACAGCCATGTTGGGGCGTCGGGCGCCATTTTCTCCTTATTTGGCATGTACAGCTATCTCGCCCTTTTTCGCCGCGACCTCATCGCCCCCCGGCACGCCCAGTTGCTGTTGGCCGCTATGGCCATCAACCTGTTGCTCGGCTTGATGGAGCCGGAAGGCAACCTCATCGCCCATCTGTTCGGCTTTGTCACCGGCGGGCTGCTCGCTCCGTTTTTGACCGTCCGCCCCGAGCCGCCGCCGTTTCATGTCGCCCGGCCATGA
- the acpS gene encoding holo-ACP synthase, which translates to MIIGIGIDIVELERIRSILARSRKLPERILTPREKAQFDELPPARQVEFLAGRFAAKEAYAKALGTGIGRHLSFQDIEIATDAYGKPRIAADCDREVVHLSISHSRDYAVAQVVIERLEPFKPFDLCHS; encoded by the coding sequence ATGATCATTGGCATCGGCATTGACATTGTGGAATTGGAGCGCATTCGGTCCATCCTTGCCCGCAGCCGCAAACTCCCGGAGCGGATTTTAACGCCGCGGGAGAAGGCGCAGTTTGATGAGTTGCCGCCTGCCCGGCAGGTGGAATTTCTCGCCGGACGGTTTGCGGCGAAGGAAGCGTACGCCAAAGCGCTCGGGACAGGAATTGGACGGCATTTGTCATTTCAGGATATTGAAATCGCCACAGATGCCTACGGGAAACCGCGCATTGCTGCTGACTGCGACCGCGAAGTCGTTCATCTTTCCATTTCCCATAGCCGCGATTATGCGGTTGCCCAAGTCGTCATCGAGCGGTTGGAACCATTCAAGCCGTTCGATCTTTGTCATAGCTAG
- a CDS encoding LolA family protein: MGRKVLMALVGIIFLFVLAGCGSKSQEEVFKALNEKMDEMTGYQAETKMTFHTGAEPQVYHVEVWHKQPSYYRVSLKNADKGQSQVILRNDEGVFVFTPALNKSFKFVSDWPKNSSQAYLYESLVKDILSDPKAKFKETKNYYVFETKTNYPNSEVVPTQEITLRKKDLAPVSVKVMDTDRKALLTVEFSNVEFNKKFDDDAFDTSKNMTGARLEVPTMAAGKEQVMEVMYPDLSRLPEGVKMLEEKEVKSESGKRVIMTFGGKKSFTLVQEKAEVLPATSMPVLVNGDPVDLGFTVGALTDRTLTWSYNGVEFTLASDDLTPQEMIMVASTVQEKAAK, translated from the coding sequence ATGGGCAGAAAGGTGCTTATGGCATTGGTCGGCATCATCTTTCTATTTGTGTTAGCTGGCTGCGGGTCCAAATCGCAGGAGGAAGTGTTCAAGGCGCTGAATGAAAAGATGGATGAGATGACAGGTTACCAAGCGGAAACGAAAATGACGTTCCACACCGGCGCCGAGCCGCAAGTATACCATGTGGAAGTGTGGCATAAGCAGCCGTCGTACTACCGCGTCAGCTTGAAAAACGCCGACAAAGGGCAAAGCCAAGTGATTTTGCGCAATGATGAGGGGGTATTCGTCTTTACACCCGCCCTCAACAAAAGCTTCAAGTTTGTCAGCGATTGGCCGAAAAACAGCAGCCAAGCGTATTTGTACGAATCGCTCGTCAAAGACATTTTGAGCGATCCAAAGGCAAAGTTTAAGGAAACGAAAAATTATTACGTGTTCGAGACAAAAACGAACTACCCGAACAGTGAGGTCGTCCCAACACAGGAGATTACACTGCGCAAAAAAGATTTGGCGCCGGTCTCGGTCAAAGTGATGGATACCGACCGGAAAGCATTGTTGACGGTCGAATTCTCCAATGTTGAATTTAACAAAAAGTTTGATGACGATGCGTTCGACACGTCCAAAAACATGACCGGGGCGCGTCTTGAGGTGCCAACGATGGCCGCAGGAAAAGAACAAGTGATGGAAGTCATGTACCCTGATTTGAGCCGGCTGCCTGAAGGAGTGAAAATGCTCGAGGAAAAAGAGGTCAAAAGTGAGAGTGGCAAACGAGTGATTATGACGTTTGGCGGCAAAAAATCATTTACGCTCGTTCAAGAAAAAGCGGAAGTGCTTCCGGCAACGAGCATGCCCGTCTTGGTGAACGGCGATCCCGTCGATTTAGGCTTCACCGTCGGCGCTCTCACCGATCGAACGCTGACATGGTCGTACAACGGGGTGGAGTTTACGCTCGCCTCGGACGATTTGACTCCACAAGAAATGATAATGGTGGCCAGCACAGTGCAGGAAAAAGCGGCAAAATAA
- the alr gene encoding alanine racemase — MNDFHRDTWAEVDLDAIYDNVENLRRLLPDDTHIMAVVKANAYGHGDVQVARTALEAGASRLAVAFLDEALALREKGIEAPILVLGASRPADAALAAQQRIALTVFRSDWLEEASALYSGPFPIHFHLKMDTGMGRLGVKDEEETKRIVALIERHPHFVLEGVYTHFATADEVNTDYFSYQYTRFLHMLEWLPSRPPLVHCANSAASLRFPDRTFNMVRFGIAMYGLAPSPGIKPLLPYPLKEAFSLHSRLVHVKKLQPGEKVSYGATYTAQTEEWIGTIPIGYADGWLRRLQHFHVLVDGQKAPIVGRICMDQCMIRLPGPLPVGTKVTLIGRQGDEVISIDDVARHLETINYEVPCTISYRVPRIFFRHKRIMEVRNAIGRGESSA, encoded by the coding sequence ATGAACGACTTTCATCGCGATACGTGGGCGGAAGTGGATTTGGACGCCATTTACGACAATGTGGAGAATTTGCGCCGTTTGCTGCCGGACGACACGCACATTATGGCGGTCGTGAAGGCGAACGCCTATGGACATGGGGATGTGCAGGTGGCAAGGACAGCGCTCGAAGCGGGGGCCTCCCGCCTGGCGGTTGCCTTTTTGGATGAGGCGCTCGCTTTAAGGGAAAAAGGAATCGAAGCGCCGATTCTAGTTCTCGGGGCTTCCCGTCCAGCTGATGCGGCGCTGGCCGCCCAGCAGCGCATTGCCCTGACCGTGTTCCGCTCCGACTGGTTGGAAGAAGCGTCCGCCCTTTACAGCGGCCCTTTTCCTATTCATTTCCATTTGAAAATGGACACCGGCATGGGACGGCTTGGAGTGAAAGACGAGGAAGAGACGAAACGAATCGTAGCGCTGATTGAGCGCCATCCGCATTTTGTGCTTGAAGGGGTGTACACGCATTTTGCGACTGCGGATGAGGTGAACACCGATTATTTTTCCTATCAGTATACCCGTTTTTTGCACATGCTCGAATGGCTGCCGTCGCGCCCGCCGCTCGTCCATTGCGCCAACAGCGCAGCGTCGCTCCGTTTCCCTGACCGGACGTTCAATATGGTCCGCTTCGGCATTGCCATGTATGGGCTTGCCCCGTCGCCCGGCATCAAGCCGCTGCTGCCGTATCCATTAAAAGAAGCATTTTCGCTCCATAGCCGCCTCGTACACGTCAAAAAACTGCAACCAGGCGAAAAGGTGAGCTATGGTGCGACGTACACTGCGCAGACGGAGGAGTGGATCGGGACGATTCCGATCGGCTATGCGGACGGCTGGCTCCGCCGCCTGCAGCACTTTCATGTCCTTGTTGACGGACAAAAGGCGCCGATTGTCGGCCGCATTTGCATGGACCAGTGCATGATCCGCCTGCCTGGTCCGCTGCCGGTCGGCACGAAGGTGACACTGATTGGTCGCCAAGGGGACGAGGTAATTTCCATTGATGATGTCGCTCGCCATTTGGAAACGATCAACTACGAAGTGCCTTGCACGATCAGTTATCGAGTGCCCCGTATTTTTTTCCGCCATAAGCGTATAATGGAAGTGAGAAACGCCATTGGCCGCGGGGAAAGCAGTGCATAA
- a CDS encoding CopG family ribbon-helix-helix protein — protein sequence MSESGATTEIIVRLPQSLLTELDVLVKQENGNRNELIYQATKMYIRERKKRQIREAMRRGYMEMAKINLSIASEAFHAEYEADHTVERLVSGG from the coding sequence GTGTCGGAATCTGGCGCAACGACGGAAATCATCGTTCGTTTGCCGCAGTCGCTGCTGACGGAGCTCGACGTCCTCGTCAAACAGGAGAACGGCAATCGCAATGAACTTATTTACCAGGCGACGAAAATGTATATCCGGGAGCGGAAAAAGCGGCAAATTCGCGAAGCGATGAGACGTGGCTACATGGAAATGGCGAAAATCAATTTATCTATTGCTTCTGAAGCGTTTCATGCTGAATACGAGGCCGATCACACCGTTGAACGCTTAGTTAGCGGGGGGTAA
- the ndoA gene encoding type II toxin-antitoxin system endoribonuclease NdoA codes for MIVKRGDVYFADLSPVVGSEQGGVRPVLVIQNDIGNRFSPTVIVAAITAQIQKAKLPTHVEIDAKRYGFERDSVILLEQIRTIDKQRLTDKITHLDDEMMDKVDEALQISLGLIDF; via the coding sequence TTGATTGTCAAACGTGGCGACGTGTATTTTGCGGACCTTTCCCCGGTTGTTGGCTCAGAGCAGGGCGGCGTCCGCCCCGTGTTGGTGATCCAAAACGATATCGGCAATCGCTTCAGTCCAACGGTTATTGTAGCGGCGATCACGGCGCAAATCCAAAAGGCAAAGCTGCCGACGCATGTCGAGATCGATGCGAAGCGCTATGGGTTTGAGCGGGACTCGGTCATTTTGCTTGAACAAATCCGTACGATTGATAAGCAGCGGCTGACTGACAAAATCACCCATCTGGATGATGAGATGATGGACAAAGTCGATGAAGCGCTGCAAATCAGCTTAGGGCTGATCGACTTTTGA